One Microtus pennsylvanicus isolate mMicPen1 chromosome 3, mMicPen1.hap1, whole genome shotgun sequence DNA window includes the following coding sequences:
- the Ss18l2 gene encoding SS18-like protein 2 has product MSVIFAPDWLRGKAKVNQETIQRLLEENDQLIRCIVEYQNKGRANECVQYQHVLHRNLIYLATIADANTSSLTKAVE; this is encoded by the exons ATGTCGGTCATCTTCGCCCCTGACTGGCTTCGCGGCAAGGCTAAGGTCAACCAGGAGACCATCCAGCGG CTCCTGGAGGAGAATGACCAGCTGATCCGCTGTATCGTGGAGTATCAGAACAAGGGCCGAGCGAACGAGTGCGTCCA GTACCAGCACGTGTTGCACAGAAATCTCATTTACCTAGCTACCATCGCAGATGCCAACACAAGCAGCCTCACGAAGGCAGTGGAGTAA